In Acinetobacter pittii, one genomic interval encodes:
- the queA gene encoding tRNA preQ1(34) S-adenosylmethionine ribosyltransferase-isomerase QueA, with the protein MQLSDFSFELPDELIARYPLESRSASRLLHLDSKSQYHDHMFTDIIDLFEEGDLLVLNDTKVMKARLKGKRSTGGAIEILVERILNHTTAYCHIKSSNSPKAGAELFVGADNIPVIVRGRHENLFVVEFSQPILPVLEQYGQLPIPPYFNREAEEIDTERYQTVFHNPEKIASVAAPTASLHFDEELLAKLEQKNVQKSFVTLHVGAGTFMPVRTDDITNHVMHSEWCDVPQETIDLILATKARGNKVIAVGTTATRALESAAQAHGGKIAAWTGDTQIFIYPGYEFCIVDRLITNFHLPESTLLMLVSALSNRDNILAAYKHAVKDRYRFFSYGDAMLIDKLEV; encoded by the coding sequence ATGCAACTGTCTGACTTTTCCTTTGAATTACCTGATGAACTTATTGCCCGTTATCCTCTTGAATCACGTAGTGCTTCACGGTTGTTGCACTTAGACTCAAAAAGTCAATATCACGATCACATGTTCACAGACATTATCGATCTGTTCGAAGAAGGTGATTTGTTAGTGCTTAATGACACCAAGGTCATGAAAGCTCGACTTAAAGGAAAACGCTCTACAGGTGGTGCGATTGAGATTCTGGTTGAGCGCATCCTGAACCACACCACAGCGTATTGTCATATTAAATCAAGCAACTCGCCTAAAGCAGGTGCCGAGCTTTTTGTCGGTGCAGATAATATTCCTGTGATTGTACGTGGTCGTCATGAAAACTTATTTGTGGTTGAGTTTTCACAGCCGATCTTGCCTGTACTTGAGCAATATGGTCAGTTACCTATTCCGCCTTACTTCAATCGTGAAGCAGAGGAAATTGATACGGAACGCTATCAAACGGTTTTCCATAATCCTGAAAAAATTGCCAGTGTTGCCGCTCCTACTGCAAGCCTGCACTTTGATGAAGAGTTATTAGCAAAGTTAGAGCAAAAAAATGTTCAAAAATCTTTTGTGACTTTACACGTCGGTGCTGGCACCTTCATGCCTGTTCGTACTGATGACATTACCAATCATGTCATGCACAGTGAATGGTGTGATGTACCTCAAGAAACTATTGATTTAATTTTGGCGACTAAAGCACGCGGCAATAAAGTGATTGCTGTGGGTACAACCGCGACACGTGCTTTAGAAAGTGCAGCTCAAGCGCATGGCGGTAAAATTGCAGCTTGGACTGGCGACACGCAAATCTTTATCTATCCAGGTTATGAGTTCTGCATCGTAGACCGTTTAATTACCAACTTTCATTTACCAGAATCTACCCTGCTTATGTTGGTATCAGCACTATCAAATCGAGACAACATTTTGGCTGCCTATAAACATGCAGTTAAAGACCGCTATCGTTTCTTTAGCTATGGCGATGCAATGCTGATTGATAAACTTGAAGTTTAA